Proteins co-encoded in one Anaerolineae bacterium genomic window:
- a CDS encoding thiamine pyrophosphate-dependent enzyme: MAVETRINLKELASKPEKFAPGHRLCSGCAEGIIVRQILSAIDDPVVVATATGCLEVATSLYPSTAWRVPWIHNAFENAATTAAGAEAAYRALVRKGKLPDRNIKFLVFGGDGATYDIGLQWISGAFERGHRIVYICLNNEAYMNTGIQRSSATPTGAHTTTSPAGEVIPGKIQWRKPITEIMAAHNIPYVAQASPSHWRDLMIKVRKAVAADGPSFLNIFADCNRGWRHDTATAIEISRLAVETCYWPLFEVENGVWKLNYKPKEKKPIEEWLKLQGRFRHLFQPKFRHLIDEIQARIDQEWEKLLERCGEK, translated from the coding sequence ATGGCAGTGGAAACGAGGATAAATCTGAAGGAACTGGCGAGTAAACCTGAGAAATTTGCTCCCGGCCACAGGCTTTGCTCTGGCTGTGCCGAGGGGATAATTGTGCGGCAGATTTTAAGCGCTATTGACGACCCAGTGGTAGTTGCCACCGCTACCGGTTGTCTGGAGGTTGCTACTTCTCTCTATCCCAGCACGGCCTGGCGTGTTCCGTGGATCCACAACGCTTTTGAGAATGCTGCTACCACAGCCGCTGGGGCTGAGGCCGCCTACAGGGCTCTGGTCCGTAAGGGGAAGCTGCCTGATCGCAATATCAAGTTTCTGGTCTTTGGTGGAGATGGGGCTACTTACGATATTGGTCTGCAGTGGATTTCAGGAGCTTTTGAACGCGGGCACCGTATCGTGTATATCTGTTTGAACAATGAGGCTTACATGAACACGGGCATCCAACGGTCCAGTGCTACCCCTACCGGGGCCCACACAACGACTTCTCCAGCGGGAGAGGTTATTCCGGGCAAAATCCAGTGGCGGAAGCCTATAACGGAAATAATGGCTGCCCACAACATTCCCTATGTAGCCCAAGCTTCTCCGAGCCACTGGCGAGATCTGATGATAAAGGTGCGCAAGGCCGTAGCAGCCGATGGCCCTTCTTTCTTGAACATCTTCGCCGACTGCAACCGCGGCTGGCGTCATGATACTGCCACGGCTATTGAGATTTCCAGGTTAGCGGTAGAGACCTGTTACTGGCCTCTATTTGAGGTGGAGAACGGGGTATGGAAGCTCAATTACAAGCCTAAGGAGAAGAAGCCTATAGAGGAGTGGCTCAAACTGCAGGGGCGGTTCCGTCATCTCTTTCAGCCCAAGTTCCGCCACCTCATTGATGAAATCCAGGCCAGGATAGACCAGGAGTGGGAGAAGCTCCTGGAACGCTGTGGTGAAAAGTGA
- the porA gene encoding pyruvate ferredoxin oxidoreductase yields MAAKQILKALDGAKAVAEAMRQIEPDVVAAYPITPQTEIVQTFSQFVADGLVNTEFIPAESEHAAMSACIGAAAAGARVMTATAANGLALMWETLYIAASMRLPIVMSVVNRALSAPLNIHCDHSDSMGARDSGWIHIFSENPQEAYDNTIQAVRIAEHPDVLLPVMSMQDGFITGHGLERVEVLEDRAVKEFVGEYKPLYSLLDIDEPKTFGAWAFYDYYFEFKRQQTEALSKVPQVVKEVGREYGELSGRYYDLFSAYELDDAEVAIVVLASTAGTTRTVVRKLRREGVKVGLLKPRLYRPFPGKELVEALRHVKVIGVMDRSVAFGSIEGCGPLFLDLCASFYTYGNGKGPQIVDYIFGLGGRDILPDQIEGVIRELLRIAETGEVPQRVGYVGLRE; encoded by the coding sequence ATGGCGGCCAAACAGATTTTAAAGGCTCTCGATGGAGCCAAGGCGGTGGCTGAAGCAATGCGCCAGATAGAACCCGATGTGGTGGCTGCTTATCCCATAACTCCTCAAACGGAAATTGTGCAGACCTTTTCTCAGTTTGTAGCCGATGGCCTTGTGAATACCGAATTCATCCCTGCCGAATCGGAGCATGCTGCCATGAGCGCCTGCATCGGAGCTGCCGCCGCTGGTGCCAGGGTTATGACGGCCACAGCAGCTAATGGCCTTGCCCTGATGTGGGAAACCCTTTATATCGCTGCTTCAATGCGGCTGCCAATCGTTATGAGTGTGGTCAACAGAGCTCTTTCGGCTCCCCTCAACATCCACTGCGATCACTCCGACTCCATGGGGGCAAGGGATTCCGGGTGGATCCACATCTTTTCCGAAAATCCCCAGGAAGCTTACGATAACACCATTCAGGCCGTCCGCATCGCCGAGCATCCCGATGTCCTGCTTCCGGTAATGTCCATGCAGGATGGGTTCATAACTGGGCATGGGCTGGAAAGGGTAGAGGTGCTGGAAGACAGGGCTGTCAAGGAGTTTGTGGGAGAGTATAAGCCTCTTTATTCCCTTTTAGATATTGATGAGCCCAAGACTTTCGGAGCCTGGGCTTTCTACGATTACTATTTTGAGTTCAAGCGCCAGCAAACGGAGGCTTTGTCGAAAGTTCCTCAGGTGGTAAAAGAGGTGGGCAGAGAGTATGGGGAGCTATCTGGCCGCTACTATGACCTCTTCTCGGCTTACGAGCTGGACGATGCAGAGGTAGCTATTGTTGTTCTGGCTTCCACTGCGGGAACAACACGAACGGTGGTGCGGAAACTCCGCCGGGAAGGGGTGAAAGTAGGTCTTCTCAAGCCCAGGCTCTACAGACCTTTCCCAGGCAAAGAGCTGGTGGAGGCCCTCCGGCATGTAAAAGTCATAGGAGTCATGGACCGCTCCGTGGCTTTCGGTTCTATTGAGGGATGCGGCCCCCTGTTCCTGGACCTTTGTGCTTCTTTCTACACTTACGGCAACGGGAAAGGGCCACAAATTGTGGATTACATCTTCGGGCTCGGTGGCCGCGACATCCTTCCGGATCAGATTGAAGGTGTAATCAGGGAGTTGCTCCGCATTGCCGAAACGGGGGAAGTCCCTCAGAGGGTAGGCTATGTGGGTCTAAGGGAATAA
- a CDS encoding 4Fe-4S binding protein gives MAKLKGWKELPIGAVVLEPGSSAENKTGTWRSQRPVRDEEKCTHCMICWVYCPDSAVIVKDGKVQGFDYDYCKGCGICAHECPVKVEAHAITGKPGKVIQMVGEV, from the coding sequence ATGGCTAAACTCAAGGGCTGGAAAGAGTTGCCCATAGGGGCAGTTGTATTAGAGCCAGGAAGCAGCGCCGAAAACAAAACCGGGACCTGGCGCAGCCAGCGTCCAGTTCGGGATGAAGAGAAGTGCACCCATTGTATGATCTGCTGGGTTTACTGCCCGGATTCAGCTGTAATTGTGAAGGATGGAAAAGTGCAGGGTTTTGACTACGATTACTGCAAGGGATGCGGGATCTGCGCCCACGAGTGCCCGGTCAAAGTAGAAGCCCATGCCATAACAGGAAAGCCGGGCAAGGTTATTCAGATGGTAGGGGAGGTGTGA
- a CDS encoding 2-oxoacid:acceptor oxidoreductase family protein, protein MKGMVEIRWHGRGGQGVVTAGEILAEAAMEEGKYFQAFPDYGPERMGAPVKSYTRISDSPIEIHSQITSPDIVVVIDPTLLGVVNVAEGLKDGGTLVLNTSLSPQEVKQKLGLEGKPVKIFTVDASQIAIKHFGRNIPNTPMLGALVKATGLVSLESIIRLTEERLGTKVTEEIIQANIQAIKEAYESVREG, encoded by the coding sequence ATGAAGGGGATGGTGGAAATACGCTGGCATGGGCGGGGAGGTCAGGGAGTGGTCACTGCTGGAGAAATCCTGGCCGAAGCGGCCATGGAGGAAGGAAAATACTTCCAGGCCTTCCCTGATTACGGCCCCGAAAGGATGGGAGCTCCTGTAAAGTCCTACACACGCATAAGCGATTCCCCTATTGAAATTCACTCTCAGATAACTTCCCCTGACATTGTGGTGGTGATAGACCCCACTTTGCTTGGCGTGGTGAACGTGGCTGAGGGGTTGAAGGATGGAGGGACCCTTGTCCTGAATACAAGTCTTTCCCCTCAGGAAGTAAAACAGAAGTTAGGCCTCGAAGGCAAGCCTGTTAAAATCTTTACTGTAGATGCTTCCCAGATTGCTATCAAGCACTTTGGCCGCAATATCCCCAACACACCGATGTTGGGGGCACTGGTGAAAGCCACAGGGCTTGTTTCACTGGAAAGCATAATCCGCCTTACGGAGGAAAGATTAGGCACAAAAGTGACGGAAGAAATAATCCAGGCTAACATTCAGGCCATAAAAGAAGCTTACGAATCCGTGAGGGAGGGCTAA
- a CDS encoding TraR/DksA C4-type zinc finger protein, producing MAGTVNLEREKARLLQEKAEIEGELEKLKESLRSEIEIDINGLSPDLYERDKTIALIESLEFRLVSIERALRAIERGTYGICERCGVPIDPARLEARPDATLCLRCQEEVERLLKRRKIERELF from the coding sequence ATGGCAGGAACGGTAAATCTGGAAAGGGAGAAAGCTCGCCTTCTTCAAGAAAAGGCGGAAATTGAGGGAGAACTGGAGAAGCTGAAGGAGAGCCTGAGAAGCGAAATTGAGATTGATATAAACGGCCTCTCTCCTGACCTTTACGAACGTGATAAAACCATTGCGCTTATAGAAAGTCTGGAATTTCGCCTTGTCTCTATAGAAAGGGCTCTCAGGGCCATAGAGAGGGGAACTTATGGGATCTGTGAGCGCTGTGGAGTACCGATAGATCCTGCGCGCCTTGAGGCCAGACCCGACGCCACCCTCTGCCTCAGGTGTCAGGAAGAAGTGGAAAGGCTTCTCAAACGCAGGAAAATTGAAAGGGAGCTATTTTGA
- a CDS encoding radical SAM protein, which translates to MQRAWEVRRTCFPPKIYFDYPSRTLALSVTGKYCALNCDHCGGYYLASMKPVEEAHRYLGFASSFLISGGCDHTGKVPVLAKLEEIKAIAPGHRLNWHVGFITEEEALAIAPYVNVVSFDFVGDDETIARVYHLKKTVRDYMETYRMLRKHFKVIPHITIGLDGGATGHERKALKLLAGEGVEGLVFIVFIPTPNTPYAFRSPPPPEEVASILAEARLLFPETPLALGCMRPHGSYRKELDPLAVMAGVNRIVNPSYEGVQKALELGLAIERTSECCALDL; encoded by the coding sequence TTGCAGAGGGCCTGGGAGGTAAGAAGGACCTGTTTCCCTCCGAAAATTTACTTCGATTATCCCTCCCGAACCTTAGCTTTAAGCGTAACAGGCAAATATTGCGCTCTCAATTGTGATCACTGTGGGGGCTATTACCTGGCTTCCATGAAGCCTGTGGAAGAAGCCCACCGTTATCTTGGCTTTGCATCTAGCTTTCTCATCTCCGGGGGGTGCGATCACACCGGCAAAGTGCCCGTTCTGGCGAAGCTGGAGGAGATAAAAGCTATTGCTCCCGGCCACCGACTGAACTGGCACGTAGGCTTTATAACCGAGGAGGAAGCTCTGGCTATTGCCCCATATGTTAATGTGGTCTCCTTTGACTTTGTGGGGGATGATGAAACCATTGCTCGGGTTTACCATTTGAAGAAAACGGTTCGGGATTATATGGAAACATACCGAATGCTCCGGAAACATTTCAAGGTGATTCCCCACATAACCATAGGGCTGGACGGAGGTGCAACGGGTCATGAGCGTAAAGCTCTGAAGCTCTTAGCCGGTGAAGGGGTTGAGGGTCTGGTGTTTATCGTTTTTATACCCACACCGAATACTCCCTATGCTTTCAGGTCTCCTCCACCTCCCGAAGAGGTGGCTTCCATTCTGGCTGAAGCGCGCCTTCTTTTTCCTGAGACCCCCTTAGCTTTGGGTTGCATGCGTCCTCATGGGAGCTACAGGAAGGAGCTTGACCCTCTGGCGGTCATGGCTGGGGTTAACCGCATTGTCAATCCATCCTACGAGGGCGTGCAGAAGGCCCTGGAGCTCGGCCTTGCCATAGAAAGAACCTCAGAGTGCTGTGCTCTTGACCTCTGA
- a CDS encoding hydroxymethylglutaryl-CoA reductase: MPYVPPALLKRLYIKGSLSNTEEGFTFKLKNTLAPGTIIAFKGIDVDGKPCPLESIYLVTPTAERLAAEVGAKNPFPLQINQEITMAVKGVKLEPGRHTITIKVSTKEVGDLEIPVEDEIC; this comes from the coding sequence ATGCCTTACGTACCTCCTGCTTTGCTCAAACGCTTATACATCAAGGGAAGCCTCAGCAACACCGAAGAGGGTTTTACCTTCAAGCTCAAAAATACCCTCGCCCCTGGTACTATTATCGCTTTCAAGGGCATAGATGTGGATGGTAAGCCCTGTCCTCTGGAAAGCATTTACCTTGTAACCCCCACAGCGGAGAGGCTGGCAGCAGAGGTAGGGGCTAAGAATCCCTTCCCCCTTCAAATTAACCAGGAAATAACGATGGCGGTGAAAGGGGTGAAACTGGAGCCCGGCCGCCACACCATTACCATTAAAGTGAGCACAAAAGAGGTGGGGGATCTGGAGATACCGGTGGAGGATGAAATTTGTTAA
- the amrA gene encoding AmmeMemoRadiSam system protein A, whose translation MRMAHPLVELARRTIEAYIKEGKIIEPPKELTPEMREKAGVFVSIHKHGELRGCIGTIEPTQPNVAMEIIQNAISAATRDPRFPPVRPEELPDLEIKVDVLSPPEPVSSPEELDPKRYGLIVQSLKHPWKRGLLLPDLPGIDTVEKQIYWTRVHKAGITDPKEPVQMFRFEVKRYT comes from the coding sequence GTGAGGATGGCTCACCCGCTGGTGGAGCTTGCCCGCAGGACTATTGAGGCGTATATAAAGGAGGGGAAAATTATAGAGCCTCCGAAGGAATTGACTCCGGAGATGAGGGAAAAGGCAGGAGTTTTCGTCTCCATCCACAAACACGGGGAACTGCGTGGGTGCATAGGAACTATTGAACCAACCCAGCCTAATGTAGCTATGGAGATAATCCAGAACGCCATAAGCGCCGCCACCAGAGACCCTCGTTTCCCTCCAGTGAGACCTGAGGAGTTGCCCGATCTGGAAATAAAAGTAGATGTTCTCTCACCCCCTGAGCCCGTTTCCAGCCCGGAAGAGCTAGATCCCAAACGTTATGGCCTTATAGTTCAGTCCCTCAAGCATCCCTGGAAAAGGGGACTGCTCCTGCCCGATCTTCCCGGAATAGACACAGTGGAGAAGCAAATTTACTGGACCCGGGTGCACAAAGCTGGGATCACGGATCCAAAAGAGCCGGTCCAGATGTTCAGATTTGAGGTCAAAAGATATACATAG
- a CDS encoding HIT domain-containing protein: MKRLWSPWRIKYILSPKPKNCVLCEKMSDHRDRENYILYRSSRGCIMLNLYPYNSGHLMVVPLKHVPSLEQLSQEELLDLMNLTVKGIEALQGAFKPEGFNIGVNIGKAAGAGIVDHVHIHIVPRWEGDTNFMAVIAETKVIPELLDQTYDRLIEYFKEK; the protein is encoded by the coding sequence ATGAAAAGGCTGTGGAGCCCGTGGAGGATAAAGTACATTCTCTCGCCCAAACCCAAGAATTGCGTTCTGTGCGAAAAGATGAGCGACCATCGCGACCGGGAAAACTACATTCTCTACCGGAGTTCAAGAGGATGCATAATGCTCAACCTTTACCCTTACAACAGCGGCCACCTTATGGTGGTCCCTCTTAAGCATGTGCCCAGCCTTGAGCAACTGAGCCAGGAGGAACTTCTGGACCTCATGAACCTCACTGTGAAGGGGATAGAGGCCCTCCAGGGGGCCTTTAAGCCAGAAGGCTTCAACATTGGGGTAAATATCGGGAAAGCAGCCGGGGCAGGGATTGTGGACCATGTCCACATCCACATTGTCCCCCGCTGGGAAGGAGATACCAATTTCATGGCAGTCATAGCTGAAACAAAGGTCATTCCAGAACTTCTGGATCAGACTTACGATAGGCTTATTGAGTATTTTAAGGAGAAGTGA
- a CDS encoding ATP-binding protein, translated as MEESGSFSFFPSPPRSIRDTGLNLGLLVDLTLKFLYLEGFMTGAQIADALALPFTGVVDKVLEFIRREHLCEVRGSKSVSERAFEYVITEKGSDKAKEAMERSQYVGPAPVPLEEYRKAIKAQPLSAHPITPEKLRQALSHLVLGEDILRQLGPAVTMGHSLFLYGPPGNGKTAISESIGKLISEASLFIPYAVEVNGHIIKVFDNLNHKLVVQGAEELIQYDRRWLLIHRPFITVGGELTLENLDLVYNEITKYYEAPLQMKANGGMLLIDDFGRQQARPQDILNRWIVPLERRVDYLSLHTGLKIEIPFEVFVVFSTNLPPSQLVDEAFLRRIRYKVELRNPTFDEYRQIFRRECELKGIPYDDSALVYLLKEHYIKQKVPLRACHPRDLLEQLMSIARYTNRPVRLTKELIDEAWSAYYLSIHK; from the coding sequence ATGGAGGAAAGTGGAAGCTTTTCCTTTTTCCCATCGCCTCCGCGTTCAATAAGGGATACCGGGCTTAATCTGGGGCTTCTTGTGGATTTAACCCTTAAATTTCTATACCTGGAAGGCTTTATGACGGGTGCCCAGATAGCTGATGCCCTTGCCCTTCCTTTTACCGGAGTGGTAGATAAGGTGCTGGAATTTATCAGACGAGAGCATTTGTGCGAGGTAAGAGGGAGCAAATCGGTAAGCGAGCGGGCTTTTGAATACGTGATCACCGAAAAGGGGAGCGACAAGGCTAAAGAGGCCATGGAACGTTCCCAATATGTGGGACCGGCTCCGGTGCCTCTGGAAGAATACAGGAAGGCGATAAAAGCACAGCCCCTTTCTGCTCACCCAATAACGCCTGAAAAGCTCCGGCAAGCCCTATCCCACTTGGTGCTGGGGGAAGATATCCTGCGTCAACTCGGCCCAGCTGTAACCATGGGCCATTCCCTCTTCCTCTACGGCCCCCCTGGTAATGGCAAGACAGCCATATCCGAATCTATTGGCAAACTGATCTCGGAGGCTTCCCTGTTCATCCCTTACGCGGTAGAAGTGAATGGTCACATTATAAAAGTCTTTGATAACCTCAACCACAAGCTTGTGGTCCAGGGTGCTGAGGAATTGATTCAATATGATCGGCGCTGGCTCCTCATTCATCGGCCCTTTATAACCGTGGGTGGAGAGTTGACCCTGGAAAACCTTGACCTTGTTTACAATGAAATAACCAAATACTATGAGGCACCCCTTCAGATGAAAGCCAACGGTGGAATGCTCCTCATAGATGACTTTGGCCGGCAACAGGCCCGGCCTCAGGATATCCTCAACCGCTGGATTGTCCCTCTGGAAAGGAGGGTTGATTACCTCAGCCTTCACACAGGCCTTAAAATTGAAATACCCTTTGAAGTCTTTGTGGTTTTCTCCACCAACCTCCCCCCTTCTCAGCTTGTGGACGAAGCTTTTTTAAGGAGGATAAGGTATAAAGTGGAGCTCAGAAACCCAACCTTTGATGAATATCGCCAGATTTTCCGGAGAGAGTGCGAGTTGAAAGGCATCCCTTACGATGATAGTGCCCTGGTTTACCTCTTGAAGGAACACTATATAAAGCAAAAGGTGCCTCTGAGAGCCTGTCATCCGAGGGACCTTCTGGAGCAGCTTATGTCCATAGCCCGTTACACTAACAGGCCAGTTCGCCTTACCAAAGAACTCATCGATGAAGCCTGGTCGGCCTATTACCTTTCCATCCACAAGTAG
- a CDS encoding CPBP family intramembrane metalloprotease encodes MEKSYRKAFVFVLLTISISWAIIELYFALGGKWIGGGFKAFLMGIVYMWVPATVAIAVQKWIYRESLKKPLGISFSLNQWFLVAWFLPPVLALASAGISLAFPGVSFSADMSGLVERMMAYARDLPPEQLEALKAQLAATPLWVAILSGIIQGLLAGATINALAAFGEELGWRGLLFGELLPLGFWKSQALIGLIWGLWHAPIILRGHNYPQHPVPGVLMMCLFCLFLSPIIGYIRLKSKSVLAATLMHGSLNGTAGISLLFIRGGNDLTVGITGAAGLIAMALANLAIYLWGKPERSQ; translated from the coding sequence ATGGAAAAAAGTTACCGTAAAGCGTTTGTTTTCGTATTGCTCACCATCTCCATCAGCTGGGCGATAATTGAGCTATATTTCGCCCTCGGGGGGAAATGGATAGGTGGGGGATTTAAGGCTTTTTTGATGGGTATCGTTTACATGTGGGTGCCGGCCACTGTTGCAATTGCGGTGCAGAAATGGATTTACCGGGAATCCTTGAAGAAACCTCTCGGCATTTCTTTCTCTCTAAACCAGTGGTTCCTGGTGGCGTGGTTCCTTCCACCTGTTCTGGCTCTGGCTTCGGCGGGGATAAGCCTGGCTTTCCCCGGAGTGAGTTTTTCCGCCGATATGAGCGGGCTCGTTGAGAGGATGATGGCTTACGCAAGGGACCTTCCGCCGGAGCAGTTGGAAGCCCTGAAAGCTCAGCTTGCCGCCACTCCCCTCTGGGTTGCAATTTTGAGTGGAATTATCCAGGGGCTTCTGGCGGGCGCCACGATAAACGCCCTGGCGGCCTTCGGTGAGGAGCTGGGGTGGAGGGGACTCCTCTTCGGAGAACTCTTGCCGCTGGGGTTCTGGAAATCCCAGGCTCTGATCGGCCTGATCTGGGGGCTATGGCATGCCCCTATTATACTCAGGGGACATAACTATCCCCAGCACCCGGTTCCGGGCGTTCTCATGATGTGCCTGTTCTGCCTCTTTCTTTCCCCTATAATCGGTTACATCAGGCTTAAATCCAAATCCGTCCTGGCAGCCACTTTGATGCACGGCTCCTTGAACGGCACTGCTGGTATTAGCCTGCTCTTCATCAGAGGCGGAAACGACCTAACAGTGGGGATAACGGGTGCTGCAGGGCTAATTGCCATGGCCCTGGCGAATTTAGCCATTTACTTGTGGGGCAAGCCGGAACGGTCTCAGTAG
- a CDS encoding D-2-hydroxyacid dehydrogenase, with the protein MEQIKVLSVLNLSEENLETLRKVSPRLEVNQVTCRNPTEMKPLLEDVEILYTIWFPFDPAEVAPRLKWIQLSTAGVDHLLDSPVMKSQVIITTTSGIHAVPIAEYVFATMLFLVKRLPLALEYQKRREWPSYSNQVLISEELRDKTIGIVGYGSIGREVARLARAFGMTVFATKRHVEINTDKGYRLPGVGDPEGTLVDRLYPNSSLREMISLCDFVVIAAPLTPETYHMIGPEELAAMKPSAYLINIARGAIVDETALVEALRTGKIAGAALDVFEKEPLPPESPLWDLPNVILTPHVSAVTPRYNDRATALFAENLRRYLEGKELLNVVDKTLGY; encoded by the coding sequence ATGGAGCAAATAAAAGTCTTGAGCGTTTTGAATCTGAGCGAGGAAAACCTGGAAACTCTGCGCAAAGTTTCTCCACGCCTTGAGGTAAACCAGGTTACATGCCGTAATCCCACGGAAATGAAGCCCCTTTTAGAGGATGTGGAAATCCTCTACACCATCTGGTTCCCTTTTGACCCCGCTGAAGTAGCCCCAAGGCTCAAATGGATTCAGTTATCCACTGCTGGAGTTGACCACCTTCTGGATTCACCCGTGATGAAAAGCCAGGTCATCATAACAACCACCAGTGGGATCCATGCGGTCCCCATTGCGGAATATGTTTTTGCCACAATGCTCTTTCTTGTGAAGAGATTGCCACTGGCTCTGGAATACCAAAAGCGTCGGGAATGGCCCTCTTATTCCAATCAGGTCTTGATTTCCGAAGAACTACGGGATAAGACCATCGGGATCGTTGGTTACGGAAGCATAGGGAGAGAGGTGGCAAGGCTTGCCAGGGCCTTCGGGATGACAGTCTTTGCCACCAAGCGGCATGTTGAAATTAACACCGATAAAGGCTACAGGCTACCCGGAGTAGGAGATCCAGAAGGGACCCTAGTGGACAGGCTCTATCCCAATTCCAGTCTACGGGAAATGATTTCCCTCTGCGACTTTGTAGTAATAGCAGCCCCTCTTACCCCAGAGACATATCACATGATCGGCCCCGAGGAACTGGCGGCCATGAAGCCCTCCGCCTATTTAATCAACATAGCCAGAGGGGCAATTGTGGATGAGACTGCTCTGGTGGAGGCACTGCGAACGGGAAAAATAGCTGGTGCTGCTCTGGACGTTTTCGAAAAGGAACCATTACCCCCCGAAAGCCCCCTCTGGGATCTTCCCAACGTCATCCTGACCCCCCACGTTTCGGCGGTAACTCCCAGATACAACGATAGAGCTACCGCCCTCTTCGCCGAAAACCTCCGCCGTTACCTGGAAGGAAAGGAACTCCTCAATGTAGTAGATAAGACCTTAGGCTACTGA
- a CDS encoding phosphoglucomutase/phosphomannomutase family protein: MEIRFGTDGWRGTIAEDFTFDNVRRCAQGFARYLLDKGLAEKGVVIGYDRRFASEHFASAAAEVMAAHGIKSYLTREATPTPVISFSVVAVGAGGGINITASHNPPLDNGFKVRDHRGAAVDPEGLREIEARIPPVSEVKRIPLEEALAKGLVEVFDPSQAYLEHISRLVDFEPIKNAGLLVVHDAMYGNGAGWLERILTGGTTRVISIRTERNPLFPGMKRPEPIPPNIQACQDKVRELKADAGIINDGDADRIGIVDENGNFLNQLQVYGLLALYLLEVRGWRGPIIKTLSTTSMLDLLGKIYGVPVYHTGVGFKYVAPKMLELDAMVGGEESGGYAFKGNVPERDGILAPLFFLDFMVRTGKKPSQLLEHLYEVVGARFYYDRIDLSFPPEKREPTKARIEAARPSAIAGIKVTGIDTTDGYKYNLEDGGWLLIRFSGTEPVIRFYCETTYGDRVREILEEGIKLAGLSPEG; encoded by the coding sequence ATGGAGATACGCTTCGGCACCGATGGGTGGCGAGGGACTATTGCTGAGGATTTCACCTTTGACAATGTGAGGCGGTGCGCTCAGGGTTTCGCCCGCTACCTCCTGGATAAAGGTCTGGCCGAAAAAGGGGTAGTTATAGGATACGATAGGCGCTTTGCCTCTGAACATTTTGCCTCGGCAGCCGCAGAAGTTATGGCTGCCCACGGAATTAAAAGCTATCTTACCAGAGAAGCCACCCCAACCCCGGTTATAAGCTTCAGTGTGGTGGCCGTTGGTGCTGGGGGCGGGATAAACATCACCGCCAGCCATAACCCCCCTCTGGATAATGGTTTTAAAGTGCGCGACCATAGAGGTGCAGCCGTTGACCCCGAGGGCCTCAGGGAGATTGAGGCTCGCATCCCCCCTGTTTCTGAAGTCAAAAGGATCCCGCTGGAAGAAGCTCTGGCCAAAGGACTTGTGGAGGTTTTCGACCCCAGCCAGGCTTACCTTGAGCACATAAGCAGGCTTGTGGATTTTGAACCAATAAAAAACGCTGGCCTTCTTGTGGTGCACGACGCCATGTATGGCAATGGGGCCGGATGGCTGGAGAGAATCCTCACCGGAGGGACCACCAGGGTCATCAGCATAAGAACCGAACGCAACCCCCTTTTCCCTGGGATGAAGCGCCCTGAACCAATCCCGCCCAATATACAGGCCTGCCAAGACAAAGTCAGAGAATTAAAGGCCGATGCGGGCATCATAAACGATGGCGATGCCGACCGCATAGGCATCGTGGATGAGAACGGCAATTTCCTGAACCAGCTCCAGGTTTACGGACTTCTGGCTCTGTACCTTCTAGAAGTGCGGGGATGGCGGGGGCCTATTATCAAGACCCTTTCCACCACTTCCATGCTGGACCTTCTGGGAAAGATTTATGGAGTCCCCGTCTACCACACCGGTGTTGGCTTCAAATACGTGGCCCCCAAAATGCTGGAGTTAGATGCCATGGTAGGGGGAGAAGAAAGTGGTGGTTACGCCTTCAAAGGCAATGTTCCGGAAAGAGATGGCATCCTTGCTCCCCTTTTCTTCCTGGACTTCATGGTCAGAACCGGGAAAAAACCTTCGCAGCTTCTGGAGCATCTCTACGAAGTGGTAGGTGCAAGGTTCTATTACGATCGCATTGACCTCTCTTTCCCTCCGGAGAAGCGAGAACCCACCAAAGCCCGCATAGAAGCGGCCAGGCCTTCAGCCATTGCAGGCATTAAAGTTACGGGAATTGACACAACTGATGGTTACAAATACAACCTGGAAGACGGGGGCTGGCTCCTCATCCGTTTCTCGGGGACCGAACCCGTAATCCGCTTTTACTGCGAAACCACCTATGGGGATAGAGTGCGGGAAATCCTGGAGGAAGGCATAAAACTGGCCGGCCTTTCCCCCGAAGGGTAA